The genomic region GTCGACGGATGCGGCGCCGATCCCGTCGATCACCCGGATGCCGAGGGCCTGCAGCTCCTCGGTCACGAGGGTCGCGAGCTCCTGCTCGAGCGGCGGGAGGACGTGGGGGGCGAGTTCGACGACCGCGACGTCGAGCCCCGCGTGGCGCAGCGCCTCGGCGGCCTCGAGCCCGATGAAGCCCGCGCCGAGGACGACGGCCCGGCGTGCGCCGGCGGTGACGCGCTCGCGCAGGGCGACGGCGTCGCCGACCGTGCGCAGCGTCCGCACGCGCGGCGAGTCGATGCCCGGCAGCGGCGGGACGAGGGCGGAGGCGCCGGGTGCGAGCACGAGGGCGTCATAGGAGAGCTCGGCGTCGCCTGCGGGGGAGGAGACGCTCACAGTGCGCGCCGCGGTGTCGATGGCGGTGACCTCGTGGTGGATGCGCACGTCGAGGTTCAGCGCGGCGCGCAGCGACTCCGGGGTCTGGACGAGCAGGGAGTCGGCGTCGGCGATCTCTCCGCTGACGTGGTAGGGGAGTCCGCAGTTGGCGAAGGAGACCTCCGGACCGCGCTCGAGGACGATGATCTCGGCGTTCTCGTCGTGTCGGCGCGCGCGGGCGGCTGCACTCATTCCGGCGGCGACGCCGCCAACGATGATGATGCGCATCGTGTCCTTCCTGATACCCTGCAGGGTATGATCTGATCGGGATCAAGAATACCCCTGGGGGTATACCGACGTCAAGTCGTCCCTGGTCCCGGCGCACGACCGGCCGATCGCCTCGCCTAGCCTGGAACCGATGGCACATCTTCTCGGGGCCGAGGCCCTGCACCTGGAGTTCCCGACCCGCGTCGTCTTCGACGGCGTCTCGCTCGGAATCGACGAGGGCGACCGCATCGGCGTCGTCGGACGCAACGGCGACGGCAAGTCGAGCCTGCTGGCGATGCTGGCCGGGCGTCTCGCCCCGGACGCGGGCCGCGTGACGGTCCGCGGCGGGGTGCGCGTCGGCGTGCTGGATCAGGCCGACGTCCTCGACGACGCCCACACGGTCGCCGAGATCGTCGTGGGCGACCGGCCGGAGCACGAGTGGGCGGGCGATCCGCGCACGCGAGACGTCATCGCCGGGCTCCTCGGCGGCATCGCGTGGGATGCTCCGGTGCGGGATCTGTCGGGCGGGCAGCGCCGGCGCGTGGCGCTGGCAGGGCTGCTCAGCGGCGACCACGACGTGCTGTTCCTCGACGAGCCGACCAACCACCTCGACGTCGAGGCGATCGCGTGGCTCGCGTCGCACCTCAAGCGCCGGTGGGCGGCGAACGCCGGCGGGCTCCTCGTCGTCACGCACGACCGCTGGTTCCTCGACGAGGTGTGCAACACCACGTGGGAGGTCCACGACCGCATCGTGGAGCCGTTCGAGGGCGGGTACGCGGCGTACATCCTGCAGCGCGTCGAACGCGATCGTCAGGCGGCGGCGATCGAGGCGCGGCGTCAGAACCTCGCCCGCAAGGAGCTCGCCTGGCTGCGCCGCGGCGCGCCCGCGCGCACGTCCAAGCCGAAGTTCCGCATCGACGCCGCGAACGCGCTCATCTCGGACGTCCCCGAGATCCGCGACCGCGTGGCGCTGCAGTCGCTGGCGGTGACGCGGCTGGGCAAGGACGTCGTGGATCTTCTCGACGCCTCGGTCTCCTACGGCGACCGCGACATCCTGCGCGAGGTCGAATGGCGCATCGCCCCGGGGGAGCGCACCGGACTGCTGGGCGTCAACGGCGCGGGCAAGTCGACGCTCCTGGGCCTGGTCGCGGGGACGGTCCAGCCCACCGGGGGTCGCGTCAAGCGCGGCAAGACGGTCAAGGTCGCCTCGCTGACGCAGCGCCTCGACGAGCTCGAGGAGCACCTGGACGATCCCGTGCGCGTCGTCATCGGGGGGCTCCGGACGACCTACACCTTCGGGGCCGGTTCGAAGGCGCAGGAGCTGACCCCCGGCCAGCTCCTCGAGCGCATGGGCTTCTCGAGCGCCCAGCTGTCCACGCCGGTCAAGGACCTCTCCGGCGGGCAGAAGCGCCGTCTGCAGCTGCTGCTGATCCTCCTCGAGCAGCCGAACGTGCTGATCCTCGACGAGCCCACCAACGACCTCGACACCGACATGCTCGCCGCGATCGAGGACCTGCTGGACTCGTGGCCGGGGACGCTCCTGGTGGTCTCGCACGACCGGTACTTCATCGAGAGGGTCACCGACCAGCAGTACGCGATCCTCGGCGGCCGGCTGCGGCACCTCCCCGGCGGTGTCGACGAGTACCTGCGCCTGCGCGCACGCGAGGAGGACGAGGAGCCTCGGACCCCGGCATCCGCTTCGAGCTCCGCCGAGCCGGCCCCGGGTCTCAGCGGCGCCGAGCTGCGGGCCGCGCAGAAGGAGCTCGCCGCGCTGGAGCGCCGGCTCGAGAAGCTGCAGGCGCAGATCGACCGGGCCCGCACGGCGCTGGCCGACCACGACCAGTCCGACTACGTCGGCCTCGGCGCCGAGATGACCCGCATCACCGGGCTCGAAGCAGAGCGCGACGAGGTGGAGGAGTCGTGGTTCGAGCTCACCGAGCGCATGGGCTGACACCCGCGTCGGATGCGGGTCGCCGCGCCCCGCTCACGACGCCGGCGGCACCGTCGCGGGCGTCTGGGGCATGGCGTCGAAACCCAGGCTGAGCTTGCGCAGCAGGCCGGCGATCCGCTCGCGGTCGGCCCGCGACAGCCCCTCCAGCAGCACGGCCTCGGCGTCGACGAGCCGGGTGATGGCGGCATCCACCCGCGTGCGTCCGTCGTCGGTCAGGGTGACCAGGACGCTGCGGCCGTCCGCGGGGTCCGCTTCGCGACGCACCAGCCGGCGCCCGACGAGCCGGTCGATCCGATTGGTCATCGTGCCGGACGAGACGAGCGTCTGCGTCAGCAGCTGCTTCGGACTGAGCTGGAACGGCTCGCCGGCGCGGCGCAGGGCCGACAGCACGTCCCACTCCCACGGCTCGAGCTCGCTGCGGCGGAACGCGTCGCGGCGAGCGCGGTCGAGATGGCGCGAGAGCCGGTCGACCCTCGACAGCACTTCGAGGGGCGAGAAGTCCAGATCGGGTCGCTGCGCGACCCACGCCTGCACGATCCGGTCGACTTCGTCCGACTGCTGCTCCACACCGTCCATTATCGGGCGCGGGTGGGCGGATGCTGGGAGCACCGGCCCATGACGGGCGTCCGGGCCTGGCAGACTTGATCCGCGGCGCCCCGTCCGGCGCCGCGGTCCGCCGTGGTGTAACGGCAGCACGACAGCCTTTGGAGCTGTGAGGTCCAGGTTCGAATCCTGGCGGCGGAGCATGAGCGACACCACCGACACCGGCCTCGCCGTCATCGTCCTCGCCGCAGGCGCCGGCACGCGGATGAAGTCCTCGCTGCCGAAGGTGCTCCACCGCATCGGCGGTCGCGAGCTCGTCGGCCACGTGCTCGGCACGGCGGACGCGCTGGCGCCCGCGCGCGTCGTCGCCGTCGTCCGGCATGAGCGCGATCGGGTGGCCGCCGCCATCGCCGCCGCGGCGCCCGGCGCGGTCGTGGTTGACCAGGACGACATCCCCGGGACCGGCCGCGCGGTCGAGGTCGCCCTCGAGGCGATCGGCGACTTCAGCGGCGACATCCTGGTCCTCAGCGGCGATGTGCCGCTGCTGGAGGCCGACACGCTCTCGGCGCTGGTGGCGCAGCACCGCGCAGCGGACGCCGCGGCGACGCTGCTGAGCGCGGTCCTCGACGACGCGACGGGCTACGGGCGTGTCGTGCGGGACGCCGGCGGTGCCGTCGCGCGCATCGTGGAGCAGAAGGACGCCACCGCCGACGAGGCCGCGATCGGCGAGATCAACGCGGGTGTGTACGTCTTCCGCGCCCCGGAGCTGCGCGAGCAGCTCGTCCGGGTCGGCACCGACAACGCCCAGGGCGAGAAGTACCTCACCGACGTCATCGGGCTGCTGCGGACCGCCGGCCGGGCGGTGGCGGCGGAGCGCGCCCCCGACGCCGCCGCGGCGCTGGGCGTGAACGACCGCGTCCAGCTGTCGGAGGCGGGGCGGATCCTCAACGCGCGCACGGTGCGGGCCTGGCAGCTGGCGGGGGCGACGATCGTCGATCCCGCCACGACGTGGATCGACGTCGACGCCACCCTCGCGCCCGATGTCACCGTGCTGCCGAACACCCACGTCCTCGGCGCCACGGCCGTCGCGACCGGCGCCGTGATCGGCCCCGACACGACCCTGGTCGACTGCGAGGTCGGCGAGGGCGCCACGGTCAAGCGCACCGACGCCACGCTCGCCGTCATCGGCGCGGGCGCCACGGTCGGTCCGTGGTCGTACCTGCGCGCGGGAACCCGGCTGGGCGCGGACGGCAAGATCGGCACGTTCGTGGAGACGAAGAACTCCACGATCGGCGCGGGCAGCAAGGTCCCCCACCTGTCGTACGTCGGCGACACCGACATCGGCCGCGGCGTGAACCTCGGCGCCGGCGCCATCACCGCCAACTACGACGATCTGACCAAGCACCGCACCGAGATCGGCGACGAGGTGCATTCCGGATCCCACAACGTCTTCGTCGCTCCCGTTAGGATCGGAGACGGCGCGAAGACCGGGGCGGGGGCGGTCATCCGCAAGGATGTCCCCGCCGGTGCCCTGGCACTGACCGTGGCCCCCCAGCGCAACGTCGAGGGATGGGTCGAGAAGAACAGACCGGGCACTCCGGCGGCGCAGGCGGCCGCTGCGGCCCGGTCCGCACAGAAGGCGGACGATGGCGCGCAAGAACAAGAAGGTTGATCTCGACCAGGCGAACGACATCGCCCCCGGGCTCGTCGCGAAGACCAAGAAGCGACTCGTCGTCGCTGCCGGTCGCTCGCACCCGGGGCTGGCGGCCGAGGTCGCCGCGGAGCTCGGCACGCAGCTCGTGCCGACCGAGTACCGCACCTTCGCCTCCGGCGAGATCCTGACGCGCTTCCAGGTGTCCATCCGCGGCTGCGACATGTTCCTGGTCCAGACGTTCGGCCCGCCGGTGAACGAGTGGATCATGGAGCTGCTGATCATGCTCGACGCCGCCAAGCGCGCGTCGGCCAAGCGCATCACGGTCGTGGCCCCGTACTTCCCGTACTCGCGTCAGGACAAGAAGGGCCGCGGCCGCGAGCCGATCAGCGCGCGCCTGGTCGCCGACCTGCTGAAGACGGCGGGCGCAGACCGCGTCATGAGCGTCGACCTCCACGCGGCGCAGATCCAGGGCTTCTTCGACGGCCCCGTCGACCACCTGTTCGCGAAGCCCGTGCTGCTGGAGTACTTCGAGCGCACGCTGTCGGACGCCGACCGCGAGAAGCTGACGGTCGTCTCGCCCGACACCGGCCGCGTGCGGGTCGCCGACACGTGGTCGGACAGCCTCGGGGCACCGCTGGCGATCATCCACAAGCGGCGGGACCCGAACGTCGCCAACCAGGTCACCGTCAACGAGATCGTCGGCGAGGTCGAGGGCCGCGTGTGCCTGCTCGTGGACGACATGATCGACACCGGCGGCACCATCGTCAAGGCCGCCGAAGCGCTCAAGGCCAACGGCGCGCAGAAGGTCATCGTGGCCGCCACGCACGCCGTCTTCAGCGCACCGGCCACCGACCGCCTGCAGAGCGAGGCGATCGACGACGTCGTCGTCACCGACTCGGTCCCGCTGCCCGACGAGAAGCGGTTCCCGTCGCTGACGGTGCTGCCGATCGCGCCGCTGCTGGCCCGGGCCATCCACGAGGTGTTCCAGGACGGATCGGTCACGAGCATGTTCGACGGCGCCGCCTAGCGCCGCCGACCGAGGGAGCGGGATGCCCGAGCAGATCACCGAAGCCGAACTGACCGTCGCACGACCCCACGCCACCCCCGCCGTCGACGTCGCCGGCGCACTCGACACCGATCTCGCAGGCCTGACCACCGCCGAGGCCGGGCGCCGCATCGCGATCGCCGGTCCCAACCAGCTTCCCGAGGCGCCGCGCAGGCCCGCCGTGCTGCGGTTCCTCGCCCACTTCAACGACACGCTCATCTACATCCTGCTCGCCGCCGCGGCGATCAAGGCGCTGATGGCGGACTGGCTGGACTTCTGGGTCATCATCGGGGTGACGGTCATCAACGCGCTCGTGGGCTTCCTGCAGGAGGGGCGAGCGGAGCGCGCGCTCGCCGGCATCCGTGACATGCTCTCGCCCGACGCGTCCGTGCGACGCGACGGCGCGTGGCGGTCGGTCCCGGCCGACGAGCTCGTGCCGGGCGACGTCGTCCGACTGGCCCCCGGCGACAAGGTCCCCGCGGATGTGCGCCTGTTCGAAGCGCACCGGCTGCGCATCGACGAGGCGGCGCTGACGGGGGAGTCGGTGCCGTCCGCCAAGGACGTCGAGGCGGTCGAGGTCGACGCGGGCGTCGGCGATCGCCGCTCGATGGCCTTCTCCGGGACGATCGTCGCGTCGGGCCAGGCGCGCGGCATCGTCACCGCCACGGGGGCGTTCACCGAGATCGGGCGCATCCAGTCGCTCGTCTCGGGAGCGGGGTCGCTCGCGACGCCGCTCACGCGCCAGCTGGACGCGTTCGCCAAGGTGCTCACGCTCGTGATCCTCGGCATGGCCGTGCTCATGATGGCGGTCGGCCGGTTCATCCATGCGATGCCGTTCGACGACCTCGTTTCCGCGGCGATCGGCTTCGCCGTCGCGGCCATCCCCGAGGGGCTGCCGGCGCTGGTCACGATCACCCTCGCGATCGGCGTGCAGCAGATGGCGCGCCGCAAGGCCATCACCCGCAAGCTGACGGCCGTCGAGACCCTGGGCGCGGTGACGACGGTGTGCTCGGACAAGACCGGCACGCTGACGAAGAACGAGATGACCGTCCGCCGCATCGTCACCCCGCTCGGCGGCTACGAGGTCACCGGCCTCGGCTACGCGCCGTCCGGTGCGATCACCGGCACGGACGGCGCCGTCCCCGGGCCGGACGTCGCCGCGGTGCTCGCGGTCGGGACGCTCTGCAACGACGCGCACATCGTGCTCGAGGGCGAGCACCACCGTCTCGTCGGCGAGCCGACGGAGGGCGCCCTCAAGGTCGTCGCCGCCAAGGGCGGCGTCTCGTCGGACGGGAGCCGCCGCGTCGCGGTGCTGCCGTTCGACTCCGAGCACAAGTTCATGGCGACCCTCAATGCGAGCGCCGACGGCGCGCGCGCCGTGCTCGTCAAGGGCGCCCCCGACCGCCTGCTCGCGCGCAGCACGTCGCAGCGCGGCGACGACGGCCCCGAGGCGGTCGACCCGGACCGGTGGATGCGGATCGTCGACGAGCTCTCCGGCGAGGGTCTGCGCGTGCTCGCCGCCGCCCGCCGCCAGGTCGGGCCCGGGACCGCCGCCGTGGACATGGACGACGTCGACGACCTGGAGTTCCTCGGCGTCTGGGGCATCGTGGACCCGCCCAGGCCCGAGGCGATCACGGCGATCGACGACTGCCATACCGCGGGCGTCCGGGTGAAGATGATCACGGGCGACCACGCGGGCACCGCGGTGGCGATCGCGCGGGAGATGGGCATCGTCGCCGACGACGAGCCGCGCGTCCTCACCGGGTCGGAGCTCGAGGCGCTCAGCCAGGACCAGCTGCAGGCGCTCGTGCGCGACGTCGACGTCTACGCGCGCACGAGCCCCGAGCACAAGATCCGCATCGTCCGCGCGCTGCAGTCGCACGACGAGGTCGTGGCGATGACCGGTGACGGCGTCAACGACGCCCCGGCGCTCACGCGCGCGGACGTGGGTGTCGCGATGGGCATCAAGGGCACGGAGGCGACGAAGGAGGCCGCCGAGATCGTCCTCGCCGACGACAACTTCGCCACCATCCGCTCGGCCATCCGCGAGGGCCGGCGCATCTACGACAATCTGCGCAAGTCGATCGTCTTCATCCTCCCGACCAACGGCGCGCAGTCCCTCGTGATCCTCTTCGCGGTCGTGTTCGGGCTCGCGCTGCCGCTGACGCCGGTCCAGGTGCTGTGGATCAACATGGTCGTGGCGATCACGCTGACCCTCGCGCTGGCGTATGAGCCCGTCGAACGCGGCATCATGCGCCGACCGCCGCGCGCGCCGAGGCGTTCGATCATCTCGGGCGGCGAGCTGGGATTCGTGCTGCTGGTGTCCGTCGTCATCGGCGGGGCGAGCCTCGGGGTCTTCTACGGCGCCCTGGCGTACGGGGCCACGCTTGACTACGCGCGCACCGAGGCCATCACGATGCTCGCCCTCGGGCAGCTCGCGTTCCTGTTCAACAGCCGCTTCCTCGATCGGTCGAGCCTCACGCGCGACGTGCTCACCGGCAATCCCGTGGTGTGGTGGTCCGCGCTCGCCCTGATCGTGCTGCAGCTGGGCTACACCTACCTGCCGTTCATGAACGACCTGTTCGGGTCGCGGCCTCTGGCCCCGGCCTCGTGGCTGGCTCCCGTCGTGCTGTCGGTCGGCGTGTTCCTCGTGATCGAGGGCATGAAGTGGGTTCGGCGCCGGTTCGCGGCGGATTCATAGGCCCGGGCGCGCGTGGACTGCCCGCGTCCCCGCTAGCGTTGGGGGTCAGAGCCCGCGACCCAGCCGAGGAGCACGATGTCCCCGCTCACCCTGTCTCCGCGACCCGTCCGCCTGGGCGCCGCGATCGCCGGCGCGGCCGGCGTCCTCCTGCTCGCCGGCTGCGGCGCCGGCACCGAGACGGCCGCCGAGCCCGACGCCGGCACGTCGGGCGGCACGACCTCGGACGGCGCGACGACCGATGCCGCCGACGCCGGCAGCGGCGCGTACGCCGACGGCACGTACACCGCCGAGGGGACGTACCTGACCCCCGAGACGGTGGAGTCGGTGTCGGTCACGGTCACCCTCGAGGCGGACGTGATCACGGCCGTCGAGGTCAGCGGTGACCCGCAGACCGCCGAGACGGAGCGCTATCAGGGCGAGTTCATCGGCGGGATCTCCGCCGAGGTCGTCGGCCAGGACATCGATGAGATCTCGGTGTCGCGCGTGGCCGGCTCGTCGCTGACCAGCCAGGGGTTCAACGAGGCCATCGACGCGATCAAGGCCGAAGCGGCGAGCTGAGCCGTGGCCGGCGGGGCCTGGCGGTTCGATGCGATCGGCGTGCCGTGGTCGATCGACACGGCGGTCCCGCTGACGGCCGATGACCGCGCGCGCGTCACGACGCTCGTGACGGACTTCGATCGCGCATGGTCGCGGTTCCGCGAGGATTCGGCCGTGTCGGCGCTGGCCCGCGGCGCGGCCGGGGTCCCCGCGCCCCGCGACGCCGAAGCGATGCTCGCCGCGTACGCCGAACTCGGTGCCGCGACCCACGGCGCGGTGGACCCGCTCGTGGGGGAGTCGCTCGAGTCGCGCGGATACGACCGATCCCTCTCCCTCGTCGATCGCGGCGCGCGCGCCGCGCCCCCGCAGGCCTCGGTCCGGATCGTCGGCGGAATGCTCGAGGTCGATCCGCCCGCGCTGATCGACGTCGGCGCGCTCGGCAAGGGGCGCCTGGTCGATCTCGTGCTCGCGGCACTCCCGCCCGAGCGGGGCGCCGCGACCGTCGACGCCAGCGGCGACATCGCGGTGCGCGGCGGCTCCGAGCGGATCGGACTGGAGCACCCGTACGATCCGCGCCGCGCGATCGGGGTGTGGACGGTGACGGATGCCGCGCTGTGCGCATCGGCGGTCAACCGGCGTGCGTGGGGCGCGGGGCTGCACCACGTCCTCGATGCGCGCACGGGGGAGCCGGTGCGGACGATCGCGGCGACGTGGGCCTTGGCGCCGGACGCCATGCATGCCGACGCGGCGGCCACGGCGCTGTTCTTCGACGGCGGCCCCGGCCTGGCGGCCCGCTGGGGTGTCGCGTGGGTGCGCATGCTGACCGACGGGCGCGTCGAGTGGTCGCCCGGCTGCGATGCCGAGCTGTTCACGGCGCGATAGCGTGGACGGGTGACCGCTGCCCTCGCCCTCGCCCCGGAGTACGCGTGCTGAGTTCGCTGACGGCCGCCTGGACCCGCGTGTTCGGCCTGCTCGGCCGCGTGTCGATGTACCGGCTCGTCTTCCTGTCGCTGACATCGCTCACCGTCATCGCGTTCGTGCTGTCGCTGTTCGATCTGGTGGCCCCCGGCCCCCTCGAGCTCGTCGCGACCGCCGCGGTCCTCGCGGCGGTGTGCGTCGCCGTGGACGTCGCGGCGCACCGCGTCCTGCACCTGAACCTGCACATCGAGTCGTCGATCATCACCGCGTCGATCCTGCTGTTCGTGCTGCGCCCGTCGCTGGACCCGCTCGCCCTGGCGGGGATCGCCAT from Microbacter sp. GSS18 harbors:
- a CDS encoding ribose-phosphate diphosphokinase, whose protein sequence is MARKNKKVDLDQANDIAPGLVAKTKKRLVVAAGRSHPGLAAEVAAELGTQLVPTEYRTFASGEILTRFQVSIRGCDMFLVQTFGPPVNEWIMELLIMLDAAKRASAKRITVVAPYFPYSRQDKKGRGREPISARLVADLLKTAGADRVMSVDLHAAQIQGFFDGPVDHLFAKPVLLEYFERTLSDADREKLTVVSPDTGRVRVADTWSDSLGAPLAIIHKRRDPNVANQVTVNEIVGEVEGRVCLLVDDMIDTGGTIVKAAEALKANGAQKVIVAATHAVFSAPATDRLQSEAIDDVVVTDSVPLPDEKRFPSLTVLPIAPLLARAIHEVFQDGSVTSMFDGAA
- a CDS encoding MarR family winged helix-turn-helix transcriptional regulator yields the protein MEQQSDEVDRIVQAWVAQRPDLDFSPLEVLSRVDRLSRHLDRARRDAFRRSELEPWEWDVLSALRRAGEPFQLSPKQLLTQTLVSSGTMTNRIDRLVGRRLVRREADPADGRSVLVTLTDDGRTRVDAAITRLVDAEAVLLEGLSRADRERIAGLLRKLSLGFDAMPQTPATVPPAS
- the glmU gene encoding bifunctional UDP-N-acetylglucosamine diphosphorylase/glucosamine-1-phosphate N-acetyltransferase GlmU, with amino-acid sequence MSDTTDTGLAVIVLAAGAGTRMKSSLPKVLHRIGGRELVGHVLGTADALAPARVVAVVRHERDRVAAAIAAAAPGAVVVDQDDIPGTGRAVEVALEAIGDFSGDILVLSGDVPLLEADTLSALVAQHRAADAAATLLSAVLDDATGYGRVVRDAGGAVARIVEQKDATADEAAIGEINAGVYVFRAPELREQLVRVGTDNAQGEKYLTDVIGLLRTAGRAVAAERAPDAAAALGVNDRVQLSEAGRILNARTVRAWQLAGATIVDPATTWIDVDATLAPDVTVLPNTHVLGATAVATGAVIGPDTTLVDCEVGEGATVKRTDATLAVIGAGATVGPWSYLRAGTRLGADGKIGTFVETKNSTIGAGSKVPHLSYVGDTDIGRGVNLGAGAITANYDDLTKHRTEIGDEVHSGSHNVFVAPVRIGDGAKTGAGAVIRKDVPAGALALTVAPQRNVEGWVEKNRPGTPAAQAAAAARSAQKADDGAQEQEG
- a CDS encoding HAD-IC family P-type ATPase — translated: MPEQITEAELTVARPHATPAVDVAGALDTDLAGLTTAEAGRRIAIAGPNQLPEAPRRPAVLRFLAHFNDTLIYILLAAAAIKALMADWLDFWVIIGVTVINALVGFLQEGRAERALAGIRDMLSPDASVRRDGAWRSVPADELVPGDVVRLAPGDKVPADVRLFEAHRLRIDEAALTGESVPSAKDVEAVEVDAGVGDRRSMAFSGTIVASGQARGIVTATGAFTEIGRIQSLVSGAGSLATPLTRQLDAFAKVLTLVILGMAVLMMAVGRFIHAMPFDDLVSAAIGFAVAAIPEGLPALVTITLAIGVQQMARRKAITRKLTAVETLGAVTTVCSDKTGTLTKNEMTVRRIVTPLGGYEVTGLGYAPSGAITGTDGAVPGPDVAAVLAVGTLCNDAHIVLEGEHHRLVGEPTEGALKVVAAKGGVSSDGSRRVAVLPFDSEHKFMATLNASADGARAVLVKGAPDRLLARSTSQRGDDGPEAVDPDRWMRIVDELSGEGLRVLAAARRQVGPGTAAVDMDDVDDLEFLGVWGIVDPPRPEAITAIDDCHTAGVRVKMITGDHAGTAVAIAREMGIVADDEPRVLTGSELEALSQDQLQALVRDVDVYARTSPEHKIRIVRALQSHDEVVAMTGDGVNDAPALTRADVGVAMGIKGTEATKEAAEIVLADDNFATIRSAIREGRRIYDNLRKSIVFILPTNGAQSLVILFAVVFGLALPLTPVQVLWINMVVAITLTLALAYEPVERGIMRRPPRAPRRSIISGGELGFVLLVSVVIGGASLGVFYGALAYGATLDYARTEAITMLALGQLAFLFNSRFLDRSSLTRDVLTGNPVVWWSALALIVLQLGYTYLPFMNDLFGSRPLAPASWLAPVVLSVGVFLVIEGMKWVRRRFAADS
- a CDS encoding ABC-F family ATP-binding cassette domain-containing protein, with translation MAHLLGAEALHLEFPTRVVFDGVSLGIDEGDRIGVVGRNGDGKSSLLAMLAGRLAPDAGRVTVRGGVRVGVLDQADVLDDAHTVAEIVVGDRPEHEWAGDPRTRDVIAGLLGGIAWDAPVRDLSGGQRRRVALAGLLSGDHDVLFLDEPTNHLDVEAIAWLASHLKRRWAANAGGLLVVTHDRWFLDEVCNTTWEVHDRIVEPFEGGYAAYILQRVERDRQAAAIEARRQNLARKELAWLRRGAPARTSKPKFRIDAANALISDVPEIRDRVALQSLAVTRLGKDVVDLLDASVSYGDRDILREVEWRIAPGERTGLLGVNGAGKSTLLGLVAGTVQPTGGRVKRGKTVKVASLTQRLDELEEHLDDPVRVVIGGLRTTYTFGAGSKAQELTPGQLLERMGFSSAQLSTPVKDLSGGQKRRLQLLLILLEQPNVLILDEPTNDLDTDMLAAIEDLLDSWPGTLLVVSHDRYFIERVTDQQYAILGGRLRHLPGGVDEYLRLRAREEDEEPRTPASASSSAEPAPGLSGAELRAAQKELAALERRLEKLQAQIDRARTALADHDQSDYVGLGAEMTRITGLEAERDEVEESWFELTERMG
- a CDS encoding FAD:protein FMN transferase, whose amino-acid sequence is MAGGAWRFDAIGVPWSIDTAVPLTADDRARVTTLVTDFDRAWSRFREDSAVSALARGAAGVPAPRDAEAMLAAYAELGAATHGAVDPLVGESLESRGYDRSLSLVDRGARAAPPQASVRIVGGMLEVDPPALIDVGALGKGRLVDLVLAALPPERGAATVDASGDIAVRGGSERIGLEHPYDPRRAIGVWTVTDAALCASAVNRRAWGAGLHHVLDARTGEPVRTIAATWALAPDAMHADAAATALFFDGGPGLAARWGVAWVRMLTDGRVEWSPGCDAELFTAR